One window from the genome of Asterias rubens chromosome 11, eAstRub1.3, whole genome shotgun sequence encodes:
- the LOC117296785 gene encoding acetyl-CoA acetyltransferase, mitochondrial-like, translating to MIKNPMAAMNRLINVPKYLWLPGGQSLRRTLATASALNDVVIVSAVRTPIGSFRGTLASVPATRLGAIAIQEAIHKAGIPTEEVKEVYMGNVIQAGEGQAPARQAALGAGLPLSTPCTTINKVCASGMKAVMMAAQSLMCGHQDVMVAGGMESMSNVPFLMPRSEPAYGGHRLEDAIVKDGLSDVYNKIHMGNCGEDTAKKLDISRAQQDEFALGSYKKSQAAGAAGVFQKEIVPVNVPQRRGKPDIVVAEDEEYHRVNFDKITSLKTVFEKDGTITAGNASTLNDGAAAMLLMTSQAADRLGVKPLARILGFADAAVAPIEFPIAPAYAMPKVLEQTGVKLEDISMFEVNEAFSVVVLANIKLLGLDPSKVNVNGGAVSIGHPIGMSGARITGHMVHNLQSGEKGLAGICNGGGGASAILIEKL from the exons ATGATCAAAAACCCAATGGCTGCTATGAATCGTCTTATAAATGTTCCCAAATATCTTTGG CTTCCTGGGGGCCAATCCTTACGGAGGACTCTGGCTACTGCATCTGCACTTAAT GATGTTGTGATTGTGAGTGCAGTAAGGACCCCCATTGGATCGTTCAGGGGCACCTTGGCTAGTGTCCCAGCAACCAGACTTGGTGCCATAGCAATCCAAGAAGCCATCCACAAAGCAG GAATCCCTACTGAAGAAGTCAAGGAGGTGTACATGGGGAATGTGATCCAGGCAGGAGAAGGCCAAGCACCAGCGAGACAGGCTGCCCTAGGAGCTG GTCTTCCTCTCAGCACACCTTGTACCACCATCAACAAAGTCTGTGCCTCCGGAATGAAAGCAGTCATGATGGCAGCTCAGAGTCTCATGTGTGGTCACCAG GATGTGATGGTTGCTGGTGGTATGGAAAGTATGTCCAACGTTCCATTCCTCATGCCAAGATCCGAACCCGCCTATGGAGGTCACCGCCTTGAG gaTGCAATTGTCAAGGATGGCTTAAGTGACGTGTACAACAAGATCCACATGGGAAACTGCGGGGAAGACACGGCTAAGAAACTGGATATCTCCCGGGCCCAGCAAGATGAATTCGCTCTGGGATCTTACAAGAAAAGCCAAGCAGCTGGAGCA GCTGGCGTCTTCCAAAAGGAGATTGTCCCCGTCAATGTACCACAAAGGAGAG GGAAGCCGGACATTGTAGTGGCAGAGGACGAGGAGTACCATAGAGTCAACTTTGACAAGATTACGTCACTCAAGACTGTCTTTGAAAAAGATG GCACAATAACAGCTGGGAATGCAAGTACCTTGAATGACGGAGCAGCAGCTATGCTTCTAATGACATCACAGGCTGCTGACAGACTAGGAGTCAAACCACTCGCAAGAATTCTAG GTTTTGCCGATGCAGCCGTAGCCCCCATTGAGTTTCCTATTGCACCGGCATATGCCATGCCAAAG GTCTTAGAGCAAACGGGAGTGAAGCTTGAGGACATATCAATGTTCGAAGTGAATGAAGCATTCAGCGTTGTGGTATTGGCCAACATTAAGCTCCTTGGGCTCGATCCAAGTAAAGTCAACGTCAACGGTGGAGCAGTCAGCATTGGACATCCCATAGG AATGTCAGGGGCAAGAATCACAGGACACATGGTACATAATCTGCAATCTGGCGAGAAGGGTCTGGCGGGAATCTGTAATGGCGGCGGTGGGGCCTCGGCAATTCTTATCGAGAAACTCTAA